A genome region from Synechococcales cyanobacterium T60_A2020_003 includes the following:
- the rplL gene encoding 50S ribosomal protein L7/L12 produces MSAATDEILEKLKSLTLLEAAELVKQIEEAFGVSAAAPVGGMMMAMPGAAAAPAEAEEEKTEFDVILDEVPADKKIAVLKVVRALTGLGLKEAKDMVEATPKAVKEAVAKDAAEDAKKQLEEAGAKVSVK; encoded by the coding sequence ATGTCTGCTGCAACTGATGAAATTCTTGAGAAGCTAAAAAGCCTGACTCTGCTGGAAGCGGCTGAACTCGTCAAGCAAATCGAGGAAGCGTTTGGTGTGAGTGCTGCGGCTCCTGTGGGTGGCATGATGATGGCCATGCCTGGTGCTGCTGCGGCTCCTGCTGAAGCTGAAGAAGAGAAGACCGAATTCGACGTTATTCTGGATGAAGTTCCGGCTGACAAGAAGATTGCGGTTCTGAAAGTCGTTCGTGCCCTGACTGGCCTAGGCTTGAAGGAAGCGAAGGATATGGTAGAAGCAACACCTAAGGCTGTTAAAGAAGCCGTTGCGAAAGATGCCGCTGAAGATGCGAAGAAGCAGCTTGAAGAAGCTGGTGCCAAGGTATCCGTAAAGTAG
- a CDS encoding 50S ribosomal protein L10 has product MGRTLEDKKEIVAELKELLSDAQLTFVIDYKGLSVAEIADLRNRLRAKGGVCKITKNTLMRIAVEGDENWQPMQEFLKESSAFLVVKEDVSGAVKAYKEFQKVSKKTELRGGVMEGKALTKDQIEALGDLPSKEQLYAQIAGALNALATKVAVGIKEVPSSLARGIQAVSEQDKAA; this is encoded by the coding sequence ATGGGGAGAACGTTAGAAGATAAAAAGGAGATCGTTGCAGAACTCAAAGAGCTTCTGAGCGATGCCCAGCTGACGTTTGTAATCGACTACAAAGGTCTGTCGGTAGCTGAAATTGCTGACTTACGCAATCGATTGCGTGCGAAAGGCGGTGTCTGCAAGATCACTAAAAATACCCTGATGCGGATTGCCGTTGAGGGAGACGAAAACTGGCAGCCGATGCAGGAGTTCCTGAAGGAATCCTCTGCATTCCTAGTCGTTAAAGAGGATGTCTCCGGCGCAGTCAAAGCCTACAAGGAATTCCAAAAGGTGTCTAAAAAGACTGAGTTGCGCGGCGGCGTAATGGAGGGTAAAGCCCTCACAAAAGATCAGATTGAAGCCCTAGGAGATCTGCCGTCCAAGGAGCAGCTTTACGCTCAAATCGCAGGTGCCCTCAATGCTCTGGCGACCAAAGTTGCTGTGGGTATCAAAGAGGTTCCCTCGTCTTTGGCTCGCGGTATTCAGGCGGTATCCGAGCAGGACAAAGCGGCTTAG